The following proteins come from a genomic window of Magnetococcales bacterium:
- a CDS encoding c-type cytochrome has product MRNYKDILTVIPGVAVLVGLVFLFQHFEEDITKPAHMTPSQGRANLVHQGKRAVRKCIACHDMTSARRSNRVGPPLWGIFNKPAAGTENYKYSKAHTARAKAGLIWNHQTLDAYLKNPKAFIPGNRMAFAGIRVDEERRQLIAYMETLRDSDEESSPPLIAPPQSKLVTPVDPPKKSQEEVLKQGRLEAEKCGACHDLGPRKKTIVGPPLWGITGEVAGQAKNFPYSPEFLARVEKGLTWNEANMDAWLKDPKAFLPGTRMLFGGIPRRERREELITYLKTLR; this is encoded by the coding sequence ATGCGCAATTATAAGGACATCTTAACGGTCATCCCCGGGGTAGCCGTGCTGGTTGGTCTGGTCTTCCTGTTTCAACATTTCGAAGAAGATATTACCAAACCCGCCCACATGACCCCCTCCCAGGGAAGAGCCAACCTGGTTCATCAGGGCAAACGAGCGGTGCGTAAATGCATCGCCTGCCACGATATGACCAGTGCCCGCCGGAGCAATCGGGTGGGTCCACCCCTATGGGGCATCTTCAACAAACCCGCAGCAGGCACTGAAAACTACAAATATTCCAAAGCCCACACCGCACGGGCCAAGGCAGGACTCATCTGGAACCATCAAACCCTGGACGCCTACCTGAAAAATCCCAAGGCGTTTATTCCCGGCAACCGAATGGCCTTTGCCGGCATTCGGGTGGATGAGGAACGGCGGCAGCTGATCGCCTATATGGAAACATTGCGGGATAGCGACGAAGAGTCCTCTCCCCCCTTGATCGCTCCCCCCCAGTCCAAGCTGGTCACCCCGGTGGATCCCCCGAAAAAAAGCCAGGAGGAAGTCCTCAAGCAGGGTCGCCTGGAAGCTGAAAAGTGTGGGGCCTGTCACGATCTTGGCCCCCGCAAAAAAACCATCGTCGGCCCACCCCTTTGGGGGATCACCGGCGAAGTGGCAGGTCAGGCCAAAAATTTCCCCTATTCACCGGAATTTTTGGCCCGGGTGGAAAAGGGGCTCACCTGGAATGAGGCCAATATGGATGCCTGGTTGAAGGATCCGAAAGCGTTTCTCCCTGGCACCCGCATGCTCTTTGGCGGCATTCCCCGACGGGAACGACGTGAAGAGCTCATCACCTACCTCAAAACCCTGCGTTAG
- a CDS encoding type II toxin-antitoxin system RelE/ParE family toxin yields the protein MTVVETHEFQAQAKKLLGQEEVLALINHLSRNPTDGDLIEGTGGVRKLRWRRPGTGKRGGYRIIHFFHDHATPLFLFTIYQKNAQDNLSGAQRIQLRKMTKKIVAAYHSGVKSHVRNS from the coding sequence ATGACAGTGGTGGAAACCCATGAATTTCAGGCCCAGGCCAAAAAGCTCCTGGGGCAGGAAGAAGTTTTGGCGCTTATCAATCATCTATCCAGAAACCCAACGGATGGCGATCTGATCGAAGGAACCGGTGGTGTACGAAAACTGCGCTGGAGGCGACCGGGAACCGGGAAAAGAGGTGGATACCGGATCATCCATTTTTTTCATGATCATGCGACACCACTGTTTCTTTTTACTATTTATCAAAAAAACGCTCAGGATAATCTGAGTGGTGCGCAACGAATCCAATTGCGCAAAATGACCAAAAAGATCGTCGCAGCCTACCATTCAGGAGTGAAAAGCCATGTCCGAAATAGCTGA
- a CDS encoding AI-2E family transporter, producing MTADHTDTLQADSKAVNHSQPKTAQTQAAQPKAAPPDNPSDGEFSPIPQKPNFLVVLLRHFKDPQSITLILVLTAVGLLIGFFGSALAPYFTAIVVAYLLEGMVTPLRKLHFPRLLAILIVFSLFIFVMNLFLFVLLPNLAKQLTKLLGEIPRIADTLKELMHKATDTAAESGFIDPAMVENLLVRMVEGSQDFIGETITYILQGLPGLFSVLIYLVLVPFLVFFFMKDKQLFMAYLRRLLPRERGLLTSVLRDAELGVGGYIRGKFWEMLILGVVSYTVFIYMQFDYAFLLGILTGLSVLIPFLGVAVVTVPVAVLGVVQWGITLEALHPLAAYGILQIIDGNVLAPLILGETVKVHPTTIILAVLFFGSLWGVLGVFFAVPLAVLVKSIFEALSRQPVDDVSDHAS from the coding sequence ATGACCGCCGATCATACGGACACACTCCAAGCAGACAGCAAGGCTGTGAATCACTCCCAGCCCAAGACGGCCCAGACCCAGGCAGCTCAGCCCAAGGCGGCCCCCCCTGACAATCCATCTGATGGTGAATTTTCGCCCATCCCCCAAAAGCCCAATTTTTTGGTGGTGCTGCTCCGGCACTTCAAGGATCCCCAATCCATCACCCTGATTTTGGTGCTGACGGCGGTGGGGCTTTTGATCGGTTTTTTTGGCAGCGCCCTGGCCCCCTACTTTACCGCCATCGTGGTGGCCTATCTCCTGGAGGGGATGGTTACTCCCTTGCGCAAGCTCCATTTTCCCAGGCTGCTGGCCATTCTGATTGTATTCAGTCTCTTTATTTTTGTGATGAACCTCTTTCTTTTTGTGCTTTTGCCCAACCTGGCCAAGCAACTCACCAAACTTTTGGGAGAGATTCCCCGGATTGCCGATACCCTCAAGGAGCTGATGCACAAGGCCACCGATACCGCTGCCGAATCCGGATTTATCGATCCGGCCATGGTGGAAAACCTGCTGGTGCGCATGGTGGAGGGATCCCAGGATTTTATCGGCGAGACCATCACCTACATTCTCCAGGGGCTGCCGGGGCTCTTTTCGGTGTTGATCTATCTGGTGCTGGTGCCGTTTTTGGTTTTCTTCTTTATGAAGGACAAGCAGCTCTTCATGGCTTATCTCCGTCGCCTGCTTCCCCGGGAACGTGGACTGCTCACCAGCGTGCTGCGGGATGCCGAGTTGGGGGTGGGTGGCTATATCCGGGGCAAGTTTTGGGAAATGCTGATCCTGGGGGTGGTGAGCTATACGGTCTTTATCTACATGCAGTTTGACTACGCCTTTTTGCTGGGCATTTTAACCGGTCTGTCGGTGCTGATTCCCTTCCTGGGTGTGGCGGTGGTGACGGTGCCTGTGGCGGTGTTGGGGGTGGTGCAGTGGGGGATCACCCTGGAGGCACTCCATCCCCTGGCCGCTTATGGGATCTTGCAGATTATCGACGGCAACGTCCTGGCTCCCCTGATTTTGGGTGAAACGGTCAAGGTTCATCCCACCACGATCATCCTGGCGGTGCTTTTTTTCGGCTCTCTCTGGGGGGTGCTGGGGGTCTTTTTTGCGGTGCCCCTGGCGGTGCTGGTGAAGTCGATCTTCGAAGCCCTCTCCCGACAACCGGTGGACGACGTTTCCGACCACGCCTCATGA
- a CDS encoding transcriptional regulator — MSEIADSILRGAEDALAYAQGNDNRGQAHVPQEVDVKAIRLHLKMSQRIFAKTFGFSVHTLRHWEHGIRKPKGAARAFLTVIQRDPNAVVRALIGSTHFPGSDAVTD, encoded by the coding sequence ATGTCCGAAATAGCTGACTCCATCCTACGGGGAGCGGAAGATGCCTTGGCCTATGCACAGGGGAATGACAATCGGGGGCAAGCCCATGTCCCCCAGGAAGTGGATGTCAAAGCCATCCGACTCCACCTGAAAATGTCGCAGCGAATATTTGCCAAAACCTTTGGTTTTTCAGTCCATACGCTACGCCACTGGGAACACGGCATCCGCAAACCCAAAGGGGCGGCTCGCGCCTTCCTTACTGTGATCCAAAGGGACCCCAATGCAGTGGTCCGCGCCTTGATAGGGTCAACCCATTTTCCAGGTTCAGACGCTGTTACGGATTGA
- a CDS encoding 4-hydroxy-tetrahydrodipicolinate synthase: protein MFEGVISALVTPFRDDQVDSEALTRLIEYQIRGGVNGIVPCGTTGESATLTHDEHRQVIQLVVEQVAGRVPVIAGTGSNSTKESIELTRFAQKIGATGALLITPYYNKPTQEGLYLHYRSVAEAVELPIVLYNVPGRTAVDMKAETVARLAKVKNITAIKEATGDMERASRIRLLTGDGITLISGDDSTFLPFLAVGGRGAISVTANIAPERMSALWRAWERGDPKTARQEHESLLELNRLLFCETNPIPIKAAVNWMGMCGPEIRPPLTPLAHPEGEALRQAMVDLQLLSGAGD from the coding sequence ATGTTTGAAGGCGTCATTTCAGCATTGGTCACCCCCTTTCGGGACGATCAGGTAGACAGTGAAGCCCTCACCCGTCTGATCGAATACCAGATTCGGGGCGGGGTGAACGGTATCGTTCCCTGCGGCACCACTGGTGAATCCGCCACCTTGACCCACGATGAACACCGGCAAGTGATTCAGCTGGTGGTGGAGCAAGTGGCCGGTCGGGTTCCCGTCATTGCCGGGACCGGCTCCAACTCCACCAAAGAGTCCATTGAGCTGACCCGCTTTGCCCAAAAAATCGGTGCGACCGGCGCGCTGCTCATCACCCCCTATTACAACAAACCCACCCAGGAAGGGCTCTACCTCCACTATCGGAGTGTGGCCGAAGCGGTGGAGCTGCCCATCGTCCTCTACAACGTCCCGGGACGCACGGCGGTAGACATGAAGGCGGAAACCGTCGCCCGACTGGCCAAGGTGAAAAATATCACTGCCATCAAGGAAGCCACCGGGGATATGGAGCGGGCCTCCCGTATTCGCCTGCTCACCGGCGATGGCATCACCCTGATTTCCGGTGACGACAGCACCTTTCTGCCCTTCCTGGCTGTTGGGGGACGCGGGGCGATCTCGGTGACTGCCAACATCGCCCCGGAGCGCATGAGCGCCCTCTGGCGGGCCTGGGAGCGTGGGGATCCAAAAACAGCCCGACAGGAACACGAATCCCTGCTGGAACTCAACCGCCTGCTCTTTTGCGAAACCAACCCCATCCCCATCAAGGCCGCCGTCAACTGGATGGGCATGTGCGGACCGGAAATACGCCCTCCACTGACCCCCCTTGCCCACCCGGAAGGGGAAGCGTTGCGCCAGGCGATGGTCGATTTACAGCTCCTTTCCGGTGCTGGCGACTGA
- a CDS encoding c-type cytochrome: MKKSRLLVFAGLLALPLAASPAFAGDAAKGEALANKKCTTCHAFPTFKKKGKIGPPIGAGIVGSKAGQDANFKYSKALKKAADGGLVWDEANLDKFLESPKKMIKGTKMMAFPGFKKEADRKNVIAFLKTL, encoded by the coding sequence ATGAAGAAATCCAGGTTGCTAGTCTTTGCGGGCCTTCTGGCACTACCCCTTGCCGCGAGCCCCGCCTTTGCCGGTGATGCCGCCAAAGGAGAAGCGCTGGCCAATAAAAAATGCACCACCTGCCACGCCTTTCCCACCTTCAAGAAAAAAGGCAAAATCGGTCCTCCCATCGGCGCCGGTATTGTGGGTTCCAAAGCGGGTCAGGATGCCAATTTCAAATATTCCAAGGCCCTCAAAAAAGCCGCCGATGGTGGTCTGGTCTGGGATGAGGCGAATCTGGACAAGTTCCTGGAAAGCCCCAAAAAGATGATCAAAGGCACCAAGATGATGGCTTTCCCCGGCTTCAAAAAAGAGGCTGATCGGAAAAATGTCATCGCCTTTTTGAAGACTCTGTAA
- a CDS encoding S-layer homology domain-containing protein, which yields MKTLRLLLWTILGCSLATPAWSVEPVPLFLSVPVWQKGSTTQAAQPPLPGAVAVTLNTRTLKSDLGEGLVMAIPDGESYDLIVEQRQAHGNGDLTLVGRVAGSEAGGRFVITVGEGSAFGRIHTPDGLFRLTSNPQGCWLINQTDSPLSPAPHPEPDFQVIEEGERPRSKTAPEPATPRADGDVEIDLMILYTPAMAARYPGDALETRLNYLISLSNQAYTDSEINITLRLVHFAEVDYSESTYITTAHSDLMAGTDAAFSDMASLRTTYGADLISLMRPYRYADHVSCGYAGYSYSWIGSPDNYTFSADSGYSVVSDGDDILGSLYYCGEYTLPHELGHNLGSTHDVANTSSSGFFDYSYGYGISGTFGTVMSYLSPVEGKYSNPDILCADGAYACGVEDSADNARSMNNLAGQIAAFMPTVVTANTAPAASDGTLTTDEDTAATGTLIASDADSDSLTYSIVSQGNLGTAAITDDSSGAFTYTPNTDASGSDSFTFKVNDGTEDSNTATVTVTITPLTFDDVASDHWAGSYITTLASNAITSGCTSDTYCPDNTLQRAEMAIFLLRSQYGSSYSPTAATGTAFDDISSSYWAGNFVENLAELGITNGCDDSNFCPNREITRSEMAIFLLRTKYGSDYQPPTATGSAFGDISSDYWAAGFIEQLNSEGFSDDTIDPSKSCDSGNYCPSLTINRAEMAVFLVKTFGME from the coding sequence ATGAAAACACTTCGATTGCTGCTGTGGACGATTTTAGGCTGCTCCCTGGCCACACCCGCCTGGAGTGTCGAGCCGGTGCCCCTTTTTCTGTCCGTTCCCGTTTGGCAGAAAGGCTCAACCACCCAGGCTGCCCAGCCCCCTCTCCCTGGAGCGGTGGCGGTCACCTTGAACACCCGCACCCTGAAGTCCGATCTGGGGGAGGGGTTGGTGATGGCGATACCCGATGGGGAGAGCTATGACCTCATCGTTGAGCAGCGCCAGGCCCATGGCAATGGCGATCTCACCCTGGTGGGACGCGTTGCCGGGTCCGAAGCCGGGGGGCGTTTTGTCATCACCGTGGGGGAGGGGAGTGCTTTTGGTCGAATCCATACCCCCGATGGCCTCTTCCGGCTCACTTCCAATCCCCAGGGGTGCTGGCTGATCAACCAGACCGACTCCCCCCTCTCCCCGGCCCCCCACCCGGAGCCCGATTTCCAGGTGATTGAAGAAGGAGAGAGACCCCGAAGCAAAACCGCGCCCGAACCCGCCACCCCCCGGGCGGATGGAGATGTCGAGATTGATCTGATGATTCTCTACACCCCGGCCATGGCCGCACGCTATCCCGGGGATGCGCTGGAGACCCGTCTCAACTATCTCATTTCCCTCTCCAATCAGGCCTATACCGACAGCGAAATCAACATCACCCTGCGCCTGGTTCATTTTGCCGAGGTGGATTATTCCGAGAGCACCTATATCACCACCGCCCACTCCGACCTGATGGCGGGTACCGATGCCGCCTTTTCCGACATGGCCTCCTTGCGCACCACCTATGGCGCGGATCTGATCTCCCTGATGCGACCCTACCGCTATGCGGATCACGTCAGCTGCGGTTATGCCGGCTATTCCTATTCGTGGATCGGCTCTCCGGACAACTACACCTTCAGCGCCGATTCAGGATATTCGGTGGTGAGTGATGGGGACGATATCCTGGGAAGCCTCTATTATTGTGGCGAATATACCCTGCCCCACGAGCTTGGCCATAATCTGGGCTCCACCCACGATGTGGCCAACACCAGCAGCAGCGGCTTTTTCGACTATTCCTACGGCTACGGCATTTCCGGCACTTTCGGCACCGTCATGAGCTACCTCAGCCCCGTTGAAGGCAAATATTCCAATCCCGATATCCTCTGTGCCGATGGCGCCTACGCCTGTGGGGTGGAAGATAGCGCCGACAACGCCCGCTCCATGAACAACCTGGCGGGCCAAATCGCCGCCTTCATGCCCACCGTCGTCACCGCCAACACTGCCCCCGCAGCCAGCGACGGCACCCTCACCACCGATGAAGACACCGCCGCCACCGGCACCCTCATCGCGAGTGACGCCGACAGCGACAGCCTGACCTACAGCATCGTCAGCCAAGGCAACCTGGGCACCGCCGCCATCACCGACGATAGCAGCGGGGCTTTCACCTACACCCCCAACACCGACGCCAGCGGCAGCGACAGCTTTACCTTCAAGGTCAACGACGGCACCGAGGATTCCAACACCGCCACCGTTACCGTCACCATTACCCCCCTCACCTTTGATGATGTCGCCAGCGATCACTGGGCGGGGAGTTACATCACCACCCTTGCAAGCAACGCCATCACCAGCGGCTGTACCTCTGATACGTATTGTCCCGACAACACCCTGCAACGAGCGGAAATGGCGATCTTTCTGCTGCGAAGCCAGTATGGATCGAGCTACTCCCCCACGGCTGCGACAGGGACTGCTTTTGATGACATTTCTTCCAGCTATTGGGCGGGCAATTTTGTCGAAAATCTGGCGGAATTGGGCATCACCAATGGGTGTGATGACAGCAACTTTTGCCCCAACCGGGAGATCACCCGTTCCGAGATGGCGATCTTTCTGCTGAGAACCAAATATGGTTCCGATTATCAGCCCCCCACCGCCACCGGCAGCGCCTTTGGGGATATCTCGTCCGACTATTGGGCTGCTGGATTTATCGAGCAGTTGAACAGCGAAGGATTTTCCGACGACACCATCGATCCATCCAAGAGCTGCGACAGCGGAAACTATTGCCCCAGTCTCACCATCAACCGGGCGGAAATGGCGGTCTTTCTGGTCAAGACCTTCGGCATGGAATAG
- the purH gene encoding bifunctional phosphoribosylaminoimidazolecarboxamide formyltransferase/IMP cyclohydrolase: protein MTPIKRALISVSDKSGLVEFAQGLAKFNVQILSTGGTARKLAQAGLAVTDVSSHTGFPEMLDGRVKTLHPKIHGGLLGLRESADHQAQMAEHDITPIDLVVVNLYPFEATVAKEGVTLEEAIENIDIGGPSMLRSAAKNHRSVTVITDPEDYPKVLAEMQENGGGVTLKTNALLARKTFARTAAYDGAISNWLSARDDAGEPEDFPGTFTAQYHKRQEMRYGENPHQKAAFYVEAGASEPGVANTKQLQGKALSFNNIHDANGAFELVKEFSDPAVVVVKHTNPCGAAIDDNLTAAYQKARDADPVSAFGGIIACNRPVDAALAREITKTFVEAVIAPSFDEGAREAFAAKKNLRLLTLTTPDGGQGASPSGWDMKRVIGGMLLQGRDLAQVSQADLKVVTERAPTDEELKDLLFAWKVVKHVKSNAIVFAKDLVTVGVGAGQMSRVDSSRIAVWKARETARELQKAGDPIQGTVLASDAFFPFRDGVDAAAEAGAKAVIQPGGSIRDEEVIAAANEHGLAMVFTGMRHFKH from the coding sequence ATGACCCCCATCAAGCGCGCCCTGATCAGCGTCTCCGACAAGAGTGGCCTCGTTGAGTTTGCCCAAGGACTGGCCAAATTCAACGTTCAGATCCTCTCCACCGGGGGCACAGCGCGAAAATTGGCCCAGGCGGGCCTCGCCGTGACCGACGTCTCCTCCCACACCGGTTTTCCCGAAATGCTTGATGGCCGGGTGAAAACCCTCCATCCCAAGATTCACGGCGGCTTGCTGGGGCTGCGGGAGAGTGCCGATCATCAAGCCCAGATGGCCGAGCACGATATCACCCCCATCGATCTGGTGGTGGTGAATCTCTATCCCTTCGAAGCCACGGTCGCCAAAGAGGGGGTCACCTTGGAAGAAGCCATCGAAAATATCGATATCGGTGGCCCCTCCATGCTCCGCTCCGCCGCTAAAAATCATCGCTCGGTGACGGTGATTACGGACCCTGAGGACTATCCCAAGGTGCTCGCTGAGATGCAGGAAAATGGCGGTGGGGTGACCCTGAAGACCAACGCCCTTCTTGCGCGCAAAACCTTCGCCCGCACGGCGGCTTATGATGGCGCCATCTCCAACTGGCTCTCCGCTCGGGATGACGCGGGGGAGCCCGAGGATTTTCCCGGCACCTTCACCGCCCAATATCACAAACGCCAGGAGATGCGTTACGGGGAAAACCCCCATCAAAAGGCGGCCTTTTATGTGGAAGCGGGTGCTTCTGAGCCCGGTGTTGCCAATACCAAACAGCTGCAAGGTAAAGCGCTCTCCTTCAACAACATCCACGACGCCAACGGCGCTTTCGAGCTGGTGAAGGAGTTTTCCGATCCGGCTGTGGTGGTGGTCAAGCATACCAACCCCTGTGGGGCGGCGATTGACGACAATCTCACCGCCGCTTACCAAAAGGCCCGGGATGCCGATCCTGTTTCGGCTTTTGGTGGCATCATCGCCTGCAACCGCCCCGTCGACGCGGCTCTGGCCCGGGAGATTACCAAAACCTTTGTGGAAGCGGTCATCGCCCCCAGCTTTGATGAGGGGGCCCGGGAGGCTTTTGCCGCCAAAAAAAATCTTCGCCTGCTCACCCTGACCACTCCCGATGGCGGCCAGGGAGCCTCCCCATCCGGCTGGGACATGAAGCGGGTGATCGGGGGAATGCTGCTCCAGGGGCGGGATTTGGCCCAGGTGAGCCAGGCCGATTTGAAGGTGGTCACCGAGCGTGCCCCCACTGATGAGGAGCTGAAGGATCTGCTCTTTGCCTGGAAGGTAGTAAAGCATGTTAAATCCAACGCCATCGTTTTTGCCAAGGATCTGGTCACGGTGGGGGTGGGGGCTGGGCAGATGAGCCGGGTGGATTCCTCTCGTATTGCCGTTTGGAAAGCCCGGGAGACCGCCAGAGAGCTGCAAAAGGCGGGTGATCCCATCCAGGGTACCGTGCTGGCATCCGACGCCTTCTTCCCCTTCCGGGACGGGGTGGATGCTGCTGCGGAAGCCGGGGCCAAGGCGGTGATTCAACCTGGGGGCTCCATCCGGGACGAAGAGGTGATCGCGGCGGCTAACGAACATGGTCTCGCCATGGTCTTTACCGGAATGCGCCACTTTAAGCATTGA
- a CDS encoding RsmB/NOP family class I SAM-dependent RNA methyltransferase, whose translation MTSADALAWAGKLLAAILHNEQPADRVLSRFFREHPQLGKRDRNQVGDLVFGVLRHKRLLEHLAQSETLVDLAAAVQGGALVSVSALDDPHPSPTPAVATPAVFDADASADIPPGSDSVVASQAPPLSVADSDFSSLKPWLRYSLPDWLWQGFVAQLGEAEAMGLAASLNQPAPVDLRVNLLKISRDQVLGELEAAGLAPLPTPHSPEGIRLASRYPLGGLSVYQSGGVEVQDEGSQLVGFLVDPQPGETIVDLCAGGGGKSLHLASLMQGKGRILACDRDSRRLKALKPRLKRSGIRIIRTQPLRHERDPCLRPYTLKAHRVLVDAPCSGTGTLRRHPEIKWRLTPDQVEAFHARQCALLGAGAALVRPGGRLVYATCSLLSRENDQVAAAFLKEHPQFRLLDASRILAAEGIQGLSSSEPYLNLLPHRSGSDGFFVAVFNRL comes from the coding sequence ATGACCTCAGCAGACGCGTTGGCCTGGGCTGGCAAGCTGCTGGCAGCCATCCTTCATAACGAGCAACCGGCTGATCGGGTTTTGAGCCGTTTTTTTCGGGAGCACCCCCAGCTGGGCAAACGGGATCGCAACCAGGTGGGGGATCTGGTTTTCGGGGTGCTGCGCCATAAACGCCTTCTGGAACATCTCGCTCAGAGTGAGACCTTGGTGGATCTGGCGGCAGCGGTTCAGGGGGGGGCGCTGGTATCGGTCTCCGCTCTGGATGATCCCCACCCCTCCCCTACCCCGGCTGTGGCGACTCCAGCCGTTTTTGATGCCGACGCCAGCGCCGATATTCCCCCTGGTTCCGATTCTGTTGTCGCTTCCCAAGCCCCTCCCCTCTCTGTTGCTGATTCCGATTTCTCCTCTCTCAAACCCTGGCTGCGTTATTCCCTGCCCGATTGGTTGTGGCAGGGGTTTGTCGCGCAGCTGGGGGAGGCAGAGGCGATGGGGTTGGCCGCCTCCCTGAACCAGCCAGCACCGGTGGATCTGCGGGTCAATCTGCTGAAAATCTCCCGGGATCAGGTGTTGGGTGAGCTGGAAGCAGCCGGGCTCGCCCCCCTCCCCACCCCCCATTCCCCTGAAGGGATTCGCCTGGCCTCCCGTTATCCCCTGGGAGGATTGTCGGTCTATCAGAGTGGCGGGGTGGAGGTGCAGGATGAGGGGAGTCAGCTGGTGGGTTTTTTGGTGGATCCCCAGCCGGGGGAGACGATTGTGGATCTCTGTGCCGGGGGGGGTGGCAAGAGCCTGCACCTGGCGAGTCTGATGCAGGGGAAGGGGCGGATTTTGGCCTGTGACCGGGACTCCCGCCGTCTCAAAGCTTTGAAACCCCGCTTGAAGCGCTCCGGCATTCGGATCATTCGCACCCAGCCCTTGCGCCACGAACGGGATCCCTGCTTGCGCCCCTACACCTTGAAAGCCCATCGGGTGCTGGTGGATGCGCCTTGTTCCGGAACCGGCACCCTGCGGCGTCACCCCGAGATCAAATGGCGGCTGACCCCTGATCAGGTGGAAGCCTTTCACGCCCGGCAGTGTGCGCTGTTGGGGGCGGGTGCGGCCCTGGTTCGCCCGGGTGGCCGTCTGGTCTATGCTACCTGCTCCCTGCTCTCCCGGGAAAATGACCAGGTGGCGGCGGCCTTTTTGAAGGAGCATCCCCAGTTTCGTTTGCTGGATGCCTCCCGAATCCTGGCCGCAGAGGGGATTCAGGGGTTATCATCCTCTGAGCCTTACTTGAATTTGCTACCCCATCGCTCAGGGAGTGATGGTTTTTTTGTGGCAGTCTTCAACCGATTGTGA
- a CDS encoding Bax inhibitor-1/YccA family protein — translation MNDPRRFSTQQNARETTWEQNRSGTQVDSNAVAYLKQVYALLSASLIVATAAGYVGMRLPFAYEHPILLIVLQFAALFIAFKFQNTATLFLFTGLSGLSIGPVIAVYVGAGLSGIIGQAVFMTAAVFIGTTFYSLTTKRDLSMMGGMLMAGLIVLIVGSLINMFMQSSALLFATSAAGALIFSGFILYETQMLKNNPWAVAPSVAALSMYLNIINLFLSLLRLLGVMGEE, via the coding sequence GTGAACGATCCCCGTAGGTTCAGTACCCAACAAAATGCCCGGGAGACCACTTGGGAGCAAAATCGCTCTGGAACCCAGGTAGACAGCAACGCCGTCGCCTACCTGAAGCAGGTCTATGCCCTGCTTTCAGCCAGCCTCATCGTCGCAACCGCTGCCGGCTATGTAGGCATGCGTCTGCCCTTCGCCTATGAGCATCCCATCCTGCTCATCGTGCTTCAGTTTGCAGCCCTCTTCATCGCCTTCAAGTTTCAAAACACCGCCACCCTGTTTCTTTTTACCGGTCTATCGGGACTCTCCATTGGACCCGTCATTGCGGTCTATGTGGGGGCCGGACTTTCCGGAATCATCGGCCAGGCGGTCTTTATGACGGCAGCAGTTTTCATCGGCACCACCTTCTACTCCCTCACCACCAAACGGGATCTCTCCATGATGGGGGGGATGTTGATGGCGGGGCTGATCGTTTTGATCGTCGGCTCCCTGATCAACATGTTCATGCAATCATCCGCCCTGCTCTTTGCCACATCCGCCGCAGGGGCGCTGATCTTTTCCGGGTTTATTCTGTATGAAACCCAGATGCTTAAGAACAATCCCTGGGCGGTAGCCCCTTCGGTGGCGGCTTTGTCCATGTATCTCAACATCATCAATCTTTTCCTGAGCCTGCTCAGACTTCTGGGCGTGATGGGGGAGGAATAG
- a CDS encoding L,D-transpeptidase: protein MTFQANSGSGFFPGEAWNHVRDRLIQGGWDLQSPALLALGEEQRLLLLSETGVVEEWPISTGKKGFGNTENSYKTPTGLHQVSHKIGDGEPLGMVFKGRVATGEIVADGVDPGEDLITTRILRLTGLEPGINQGPGVDSFERYIYIHGTPHGHLLGEPHSAGCIRMDNRGVLALYELIDVGTPLLILPSNKVA, encoded by the coding sequence TTGACCTTCCAGGCAAACTCCGGGAGTGGTTTTTTCCCGGGAGAAGCCTGGAACCACGTTCGTGACCGACTGATTCAGGGGGGCTGGGATCTGCAAAGCCCAGCCCTCCTGGCGTTGGGAGAGGAACAACGCCTCCTGCTTCTTTCAGAGACAGGGGTGGTGGAAGAGTGGCCGATCTCTACCGGTAAAAAGGGATTCGGCAACACCGAAAACAGCTATAAAACCCCCACCGGGTTGCATCAAGTCAGCCATAAAATCGGTGACGGCGAGCCTCTGGGGATGGTTTTCAAGGGGCGTGTCGCTACCGGAGAAATTGTCGCCGATGGGGTCGATCCGGGAGAGGATCTCATCACCACCCGCATCTTGCGGCTGACCGGTCTGGAACCGGGTATCAACCAGGGGCCGGGGGTGGACAGCTTTGAGCGCTACATCTACATTCACGGTACACCCCATGGCCATCTTCTGGGGGAGCCCCACTCCGCTGGCTGCATTCGCATGGATAACCGGGGGGTTTTGGCTCTGTATGAATTGATTGATGTCGGAACCCCTCTATTGATTTTGCCTTCCAACAAGGTGGCCTGA